In the Ictalurus punctatus breed USDA103 chromosome 7, Coco_2.0, whole genome shotgun sequence genome, one interval contains:
- the LOC108268057 gene encoding NAD-dependent protein deacylase sirtuin-5, mitochondrial, whose translation MLIRQLTRRLLLPQVDCGNRITVLRALSVEPQPKSDLSEFREVFSKAKHIAIITGAGVSAESGLPTFRAASGHWRKWKTQDLATPQAFSRNSSRVWEFYQYWRELALKAKPSAAHVAIAECEARLRQQGRTVVVITQNTDELHRRAGSKHILEVHGSLFRTRCLSCGDVDVNHHSPICTALEGKGDPDPNCTEADIPVEKLPRCDERGCDGLLRPDVIWFGETMDSHVLTKVEKELDACDLCLLVGTASVVFPAAMFAPQVASRGVPVAEFNIRPRSRMSRFTFYFQGPCAETVPVALAPHESELM comes from the exons ATGCTGATCCGGCAGCTGACGCGGAGGCTCCTGCTCCCTCAGGTGGATTGTGGGAATCGGATCACAGTCCTGAGGGCGCTGAGTGTCGAACCCCAGCCGAAGTCAG ATTTATCAGAGTTCCGCGAGGTTTTCTCCAAGGCTAAGCACATCGCCATCATCACCGGCGCCGGAGTGAGCGCCGAGAGCGGGCTGCCCACCTTCAGAGCGGCCAGCGGACACTGGAGGAAGTGGAAGACCCAG GATCTGGCAACCCCGCAGGCGTTTTCCCGCAACTCGTCGCGCGTGTGGGAGTTTTATCAATACTGGAGGGAGTTAGCGCTGAAGGCTAAACCCAGCGCTGCGCACGTGGCCATAGCCGAGTGCGAGGCCCGTCTCAGACAGCAGGGCCGCACCGTGGTGGTCATCACGCAGAACACGGACGAGCTGCACCGCCGAGCCGGCAGCAAACACATCCTCGAGGTCCACG gaaGTCTGTTCAGGACCCGGTGTCTGAGCTGCGGAGACGTGGACGTGAATCATCACAGCCCCATCTGTACTGCGCTGGAGGgtaaagg TGATCCGGATCCAAACTGCACTGAGGCCGATATTCCTGTGGAAAAGTTACCAAG GTGTGACGAGAGGGGCTGTGACGGTCTCCTGAGGCCCGATGTGATCTGGTTCGGGGAGACGATGGACTCGCACGTCCTCACCAAGGTGGAGAAAGAGCTGGACGCCTGTGACCTCTGCCTGCTG GTTGGTACCGCGTCCGTCGTCTTCCCAGCGGCCATGTTTGCCCCGCAGGTGGCGTCCCGAGGCGTCCCAGTGGCGGAGTTCAACATCCGGCCGCGATCCCGGATGTCTCGATTCAC tttttatttccaggGCCCGTGTGCTGAGACTGTCCCCGTCGCTCTCGCGCCTCACGAGTCCGAGCTGATGTGA